The DNA window TCTATGACCAACTGTTGCTGCGGCCAAGGCTGCCGTGGATTCAATAGTAAGCCCAAACAGGTTTTAATTCTTGTacaatttattgttattttcaattaaagcgGAATATGTGGATGCAGACTTTTTCGTGAGATTACAGATGTCTGAAATGATTATACTATATTGGCAAAGTTTTGAAACTCAACGACTCCCTCATCGTGTCGGTTGAAAAACATGGAAAAGGAATTAATTGTACACAAAGTTACTGGCTGAATTATTAACCTAGATATAGTCGTATGCTTGTATATAATTGGACTCAAAGCAAGTCTAGGCCAGCACAGCCGAGGTGGCCATTTCGCTGACGCCGCAGGTGTTGTCACCACGATAAACGCGATAATAGCCCTGCTCTCCCCAGCGCGGACCCCACGAGTTCTTCACAATCCAGTAGGGCAGGGTCTTGTGGAAGTTGGGATAGTCGGAGACGCCATACCCCACAACCAGAACACCGTGGTCGAGGTTTTTCTTGGAGCAGAGGGCCTTCCACGGATGGGAAACTCCGCCGCGATAGAACTGCATAGCATTCGCATTGATGCCTAGAAAAATCATCTGGTTAAGTGGGCTTTGGGGTTAATTTTCGTCATCGACTTACCGATCGAAATGGGACCATTGGTAAGCAGCCACTCTTGCATGGCGGTCTCATTTCCCTTCGGCAGATCCACGAATCCGGCAACCTGAACGTGGGACAAAGTCCTGTTGAAGTGGCATTGATTCTTTTTGGCCTTGTATGGATACTCAGCCTCGTACTCTAGGCCGCCAATATCCTTAATGGCCCTGCGGAAGAAGTGTCACATAAGTATCTGCATCGTAATGTCCATTCCCGCGTAACTTACTTGTAAGCATTGTCCATGAGGCCGCCGTTACAGGCACTATCCGTGGTATCACAGTCGAGCAGCTCCTGCTCGGAGAACTCTTTCAATTCGCCCGTTTTCACGGCGTACAGGCCTTCGATGTTGCCCGTCACACTGAAGGCCCAGCATGAACCGCAGGATCCCTGATTCTTCACCTGGGTGACAGCATCCTTCTGCCTCCAGTCGAACTCCTTTGGCAGTTCACCATGGTAAGCCGGTACGACAGCCGCCGATCCGCCAGTGGCCTTCGCCTCATCACGCTGCCAGAGTCCCGTGCGTTCCTTGTATTCCGAGCTGGTCATATCAGCAAACTCCGTGATGCCGTACTTGGCGCTGCCCATCTCGTTGGCGTTTAGCTCCTCGATGGTCTTCAGGTTCTGACGGAAAATGCGCAGGCGCATCTGGCGCTCGGCGGTACTTACGTAGCGACGGCCAAATCGCACCTGGAACTTGTAGAAGAGGTGGTCCACCTTGTCAAATGCGCGATGGCTGTGCTTCTTGTGTGTCTTCTTCTCGGCCCACTCCACGGATCGCGTGTGTCGGGCCTGTACCACCGGCTGGTTGCGGCACTTGAAGGTAATTTCGTGCTCATCCTTCCTCACCCAGACCTTTGTCCAGATATCCACGATGCAGCGGTGCTGCTCCTCCGACCCATCGATTAGATCCGCATCGATGCGGGTCAAGATGCCTGAAGCCACTTGCCGCGATGCTGAGTATACTTTCACGATTCTAGAGCACAGCAAACGGGCGAGTCAATTATAATGAATTAGAAAAATACTTAATACTTAATgctaattaatataataaatttaatctGTTACACTAAATCTAGCATACCCTTTGCTCTTACTTAATGGGTTTAATCACCTGAATTAATGAGTACAAACTTACTTGTAATGGGGACCCTCTCCCGCGGTCAGTTTGTCCAGAGATTTCTGTAGCTGCGCCTTCGCCGCCTCTTCATCATAAGGCTTATGTCCACCCAAGATATCGTTCGCGCTGCGTCTGCTGCGATGGACCTGCAAAAAATGTATACACACATAAAAAACTGGGACAATGGGCTAATACCGATAACATGGTAATCTAGCTTAATTATATAAGCAGTAACTGCATCGTGGTAAACAACTTCGATttgatctggccatgtccgtccaTTCACCCGTCTGTTCCTAGGGAACGTCTAGAACTTGGGAACAATAAGCGCAAGAAAATTTAGTTTAGGCATGGGGTATGTACATTCTACTGACGCAGATGCAGCAGATGATTTTTATGATTTCCCTCATCCCTTACCTCATTCAATACCTTACAAACAGATGCCATTTAATTCCAGGCTAGTTCCAACCTTTGATGGAATCCAATCTAGCTTTATAGACTCAGTAAGCCTCTATAAACATTGAGATGCTAtgattgtttaattttaaagtcGCTAAAACGTCGAGATTAACGCGAACTACTcgtgaaaatataaaatttacaataaCATGCTTTTTGGGGCTATATCTTcgattaaaatatttgttttcgtTCTCCGTCCACGTAGAGCACGCAATGAAGATTCCGTCTGACCAAAATTTGGGGAAGCGGTTTCACGAATCGAACTACTTAAATGTCAACTACTCCGAATGCGAAATGAACTGCGCTGTGGCCCAGAACCAGATCGGCGAACAGGAGATGCGGATCGAGAATCAAAGACCGCACTCAAAGGGCACGATGTAGTCGTCTAGCAGCCGCACACGGCGGAGTCTTCCTTGCGAGTCCACGCCCATGTCGCCGCCACTGGGTGCAGCCTGCTGTCCGACATTAagcccctcctcctcctccttatTCCTCAGCTCGACCTGGTGTCGCTGCACCACCAACATGCCGGCTGCTATTGCCGCCTCTTGGCGCAGCCATCCGGACATGATCCAGACACGGCGAATGCAGGTTGTCAGTGCGAATCGCTCCATAATGGAAGGAATCTCTGCACAAGCCTTGTTTATCGATTAATAAACTTTAAAAAAGAAGTGAAATATTTACGAACcttacaaaatattaaaaaatatatgtctAGTGGCTTCGGACTGAGGTAACCGAGTAAAGTGAACTGAATTTGGACTGGGACGCAAACGACATTGACAGGTTAGCTCCAGGCCCTACTTTGACTTATATTTTCGAAATGTTTTGCCTCCTTCTATACCCTTTCATTATTTCTTGGATGGGAAAAAGACGAGTGAAGATTCCGCTAAGCCTATAGACTATACTCCACCCAGACATTCCACGCATTAAGGCAAAAGACAGCCAAATCAGCCCTTTGTTTGCTGTCTGAGACTTCGTTAATCTTGTGCTAATTACGGAACAGGGAAACACTTATCCATTACAAACAGACACACAGCTGTCACCGCATCAGACCTCCGACACCAGGAGCAGTGGGGGGTTATGGAGAAAACATAAGTTATATGCGAATGTAGGTGAAACAAGGACATGTCTGAATTTACATTACCGAATCTGACAAAACGACACATCATTCTAGTACACGTGGCTGGAAAAGTTGCGGCAAGGAACATGGCGGTACAAAGGCAGCCCCAGAATGGTGGGATACGCCAAGAATAACATCGACTGACACAGGCGGCCCATAAACCATTCAATGCCGAACACAAAACCAATTAAACCAAACATTTCGGCTGGATATTCGTTTGCCGGCTGGCATCGAGGATGGTACGAGTAATATGTTGATGCCGTTGATGGGAGTTGGTTTCTGAGGATCCGGAGCCCCAGTCTCTGCCAAATCCACATCCACAGCCAGGAGCCAAATGTCTGCTCCTGCTGTCGCACCCGGGCAACTGGCATGCCGAATGCGGATGAGGACTGCAGGTGGAACCACACTCGAAACATTTTATGGCCTACAAGGACTAGGAAAACATGTAAGTTGAGGGGGGAAAGGACGAATTATATCTTCTACACTACTGTTTGTCCTTGGAGGGAGTGCTCCATATATacttatttattcaaaaattCCTAAAATTGATCCGCCTGCGTCAATTTTACCGTATGTGCGGCTTAAGAAACTTTCAGACCGAAATGCAGGGGAAATATTTTTGGAGTGCAGGTCACCTATGTAGCTGCGACAACAATACCGAATGGAATGTAATGGCTACGACGTgtgtataattaaaaatacagGAACACAAAAAGAGGCCGTCGCTGGGTCTGGGGGTCCGTGGTCATCCCCTTCGATGTGTGCAGACTGTGCCCCAACATGAATTTATTAAGCTGACTGCTCAGCACTCCCTTTTCCAGCCTCAGCTCAGTTCAACTGGCCTGGGCTACTATCCAACCCACTTCAGCCCATCCCATCGCATCCTATCCCATCCCATTCCATCGACACGGCGGGAACTGTTAATTCAAATGTGTATTTCAATAAGAATTATATCGTAAATGATGTTTCCACGACCCTGGGGCCACAGAGGAGGGTCTGGGCATGGAGCAGGTGGCTCCTGTGGGTGGGAGCAGTGTGCAATGGTCCGTGAAATCCATTCGGATGTATAGACAGTGAAGTGCTGAGAGCGACGCTATACTTTCTGACAGTTGCCGTAAATCAGCAATGCAACTGAACTGAATGTTTCTCGTTTTCAAAgcacttaattaatttattccGCGATGACTTTTCCAGGAGCTCATTAGGCACTCATATGGGTTGGAAATAATGTTGGCAAAGGAATTTCCGATTGTTGAACATGTCTAACACAGATTGAAGCGAATTTCCGCGttcaaatgtaatttatttccCCCAACGGCAGCTGGATTTAAacaaagtaattaaataatagaTTTATTAATTAGAAACCAAATTTAAAGTAACAAAGTGGCTATTAAATGACGAAATCCGGTAAAGACCAAATGCCCATTcagtttaaattcaatatgGTACAATGTAGATAGTCCTGCTCACAAAATTTTCCAATCAATGGATTGCGATCAAATGGCTCACACTTGGAAAACCCACGCTCTGGAGCAGCGTCGCCACCATTAAAATTGCAGATTGTGTCATTGATTACTCAACCCCTTATGCTCTCGCCGTCATGTCGGGTGGAAAGTGGCCACCGACCGCCGGAGACAAATCGCCTAGACCCACTGTGCGTGGCACCACAGAGTCAACCGCTGTAAAAAGTAGAGCACGAGGATAATGAGAACACTTGCCTCGCACCACTCTGTGTATTTCAGCTTCTGTCGACACCGTGGGCACTACACGGCGAGCAGGAGGGGAATCCTGAGCCTCCACCCACTTAACCTCTCATACATAGCGGCACTTGGGGCCaacacaaccccagtccacaGCCAAGACATATAGACAGGTGCAGATGGCCCCTGCACAGGTGCCAGGAATACGGCTAAGATACGGCGGGTTAAACAGATTGCGGCCGTAATTTGAGAGCGGAAACTCATTTGATTATTAAGGTGAAATAAGTGTTCCGCGGGGTGTCATCAGGTGAAAAGGCAGgcttaaataaattcaattaaataacattttccttttttattgttCGCATTAGGGTGAGTATCTATAAAGAGTGGGCTGGGTATTTATGTGAGAAAGACAGAGACTCTGAACGAtggactgtgtgtgtgtgtgtgtgtctgggaTGATAATGAGGATATTCATGATAATGCTGTTGGTATGGTAGTAGCCTCCACCTCGGGATCCTTCTGCTCCCGGCCGGCCTCCTCCTGTTGCTGCCCCTTCTCCTGGCTCTTCTCGAAATTATACGCACCCACCGATAGGAAATCGTCGAGCCAAcgcttttcattttcgttCAGCTCCGTGGCGATTGTGGTGGTGGCTACGACCTCCTCTTCAGGCTTGTCCTCCacctcttctgtctttttttCCACATCATCAATGCTAATTGCCGTGGCCGTCTCATTAGTGGCGTCAGGTGGACTTAGCTTGGTGACTGTTATGGATGCGGTTAATACAACAGGAGCTGCGGAATCCAGAGGGGCAGCATCGGCACgagaaggagcagcaggagaagGTGCAGGAACAGGAGTCGCTGGAGCGGATTTGGTCAGACTGACCTTCCGCCTCATAGGTCCCAGGTTAGTGAGTATCTGTGACTCCAGATTGGCCATCTCTGCGTCGCTCAGTTCTTTCCTCTGACCGCCATTAAAGATGCTATTACTCACGTATTTCTCGTTAAGCAGACGGGCCTTCTCTGCCGGATCTCCGGCCACCGAGTTCTCCGCCGAGTCTGTGCAATTGGAGGTGACCAGCTCGCGGTGCTTGTCGCCCCACTGGGTGCGCAGCCAAGGCTTTTCCAGGATGACCAGACGGCAGACTATGTCCGCTTCCGCCGGCTGTATTGCCTTCGTGTTTAGCGCATTCAGCAGTATCTCATAGCGCACTCCGGCGGTGATTTCACGAAAGGCGTCGATGATATTCACAAAATTCATCGACAGGGGCAGAAAGGTCATCGCAATGTTCTGGACACCGATCAGGTTGGGCGACAAATACTCCCGCTCGCCGGGATTCAGAACGTGGAACAGCGTGATCGGCGGCTCACTCACCGCCTGATCCGTTGTCGTTTCCGAAGATTCCGTGCTCTATGTGTACGGGTTTCGAGGATTTAAACGGATTGGTGTGTTTGGGGATTGGTGTGAGTTGTGGGGAAGGAcgaaacaaaaggcaaaacaCATATGAGGATACACACATTGAGATTTCGTTTGGAATTGTAGCAGGCGTTGGTGATCGATCCAGATGCCAAATTGGAGTTAGTGCGTCTTTGTAAGGGAGTGGGTGATGTTTCAATGGGGCAAGCCAAGCCGTGTGGTGATTGTGTGATTTTACTATTAAGTGCGGCTAACAAGCCTGAGCCAGTTCACCACCAGTATGGTTAATCCCACAAATGATTCCGGGTTATTATACCAGTCAAGCCAAATAAGTTCGCTTATTAGTTCAAACACAGAATACAACAGGCATGGTTTTTGTTAAATTGAACGCTTGATTATCATTATGATTTGTGATGCAATCGATCctgtttaattaattatgatAGCTTATCACATTCCTATGATTAAAAGGAATGTTATTCTGGGAAAGCTTCTCTAAATGACTAAAACTTTTGCAATGCACCTTACATCTAATAagcaaccaaccaaccacaaGCGAGAATGCGAGAAAATCCCCTTAATTTCCAATTCAGAAAAGCATCATGGCACATGGGGGTTTAGGgttaattttaaatgaaagcacGACCTCCGCCCCCAAAGGCTCAGTTAATCGATGCACCCGATGCACCGCCCCCATATGCACCTGCTCGGCCAGCCGGGCCTAAAGCCTAATGAACTCCGCAtaattgcaactgcaattgcgGTCAAACTGCGGCAACGGATCGGGACATCAGACGACCAATCAAGTCAATCACTGGCCAACGCTTGACTGGGCTTTTCAGGCCACAAAAACTAATTAACCGCCGTAACGAAACTGAAACGATGCGAGCCACATCGAACCGGTTGGTGGGGCATTGCAGCACAATCCATCGATAAATGATGAGACACAAATGCTGAAAGCCGTTGACAGACAGTCAGTGGAACACTACAGACGGATTTTGCtgaataattcaaaaaagTCGGAATCGCAAAAAGCCGGCCAACAATCTCTGGATTGCTTTGACTGTTGCTTCAGTTGGACCACTTAGGAAAATGAAATATCTTGAAGTGTTGTAACAGCATCGATGTGTCAAGTATACCAACTAATAGATTGCATTTGTTTTGCAATAATTCATTCCCTATGGATAACATAATTGATAATTGGTTGAAAAGGTGAAAAAAAGAGAGTAGTAAGACAATTTCGCCACCATTTTTTAGAATAAAATATCCTTAGGCCACATCATCAAATCCTGTCTTAGTATTCAGTTAAGCCCTATGTAGCTTAGAGCCTAATGGACTTAATGGCAGCTGTGAAACCCCATTATTTCCTAAGTGTATTTCTGCTATTGCTGCTGAAACATTGCAGTTGACAGCGACAGCAGCCGGCAAAATGTGAGGATGAGATGTGGGACGGGATGGATGGGGTCATCGGGTAGTTTGGGGGACTGGAATACTGGGCGTCTTGTTGACGTTTTGGTCGTTCATCCTCATTGCCGCTGACGTCGTGACAAAAAGCcgaaaaatgcataaaaactTTTGACAGCGGTTGCGTCACTGCAAGCGACGTTGATGCCCGCCTGATGCTCAAGCTGATTATGTTGAGTGGGTGGATCGAGGGTCCGGGAATGGAGCGTTGGGACTAAGCGATGGAGCCATGGTAGGTTGGAGCTATGCGCTGCCGGAGCttgtttttcaattaaacttATGGCATTTTAAACAACATCGCAAGCCATACCAAACACGATGATGGGTTTTTAAGTTCtgcgccacgcccactggTAACTTCGCTCCGTTTGTTGTCCTGGCAACTCCTTGGCAAAAGAGCAACCAGTTTATGTAATACGCAGTCGGTCGTAAGCCTGTTGCCATCTTTTAGTACACTCGTGTGCACTGAGCGCATCTAGGGATTATGGATAGTGGTTTCTGTCACCAGACCATTCTGGctaatatgtatgtaaaagGGGATTCTTCGAGTTCCAGAAATTGTTCAAAGTATTGCATTCGGTAATGGTATAGTGTTTAAAAAATAGTTGCGTCCAGTGTAAGGTAACTGCAAGTTCCATTTCATTCTATTCAGTTATTCAGTAACTCGAATATAGTGCAATGAATCGTGTGACAAACctaaattatgcaaaactgATTTAACTGAAAAGTGCTGTTTAACTCCCGTGCGCGCCATAAGCTGCATATGTACTTAATGTGTGTATTTTGGCGCGCTTACTTTCCGGAACACTTTCCATCAATCAGCCAATCGAATTCCCTGATCTGGGCAAACACAACGCGCCAACACCATAAGCTCCTGCTGCAGTCACTGGCTTACTGAACTCGCGTGTAAACAGAAAATCTGCCAGTGTAAACGGTTCCGGGGAAATATTAAACGTAATGCCATCGAAACGAGGGGGAGCGGGGTATTAAGCCAGTGTTGAAAAACTTTAATTGAATCATCGCAAACATCAGCGAACAAACGTTACGTCGCAGTAGCGGCGCAGTCGCTGCAAATTGGCAATTTGGCTTgtgttgtttttaattaaagtttaattaaagCGATTGGCCCGTTCGCCGTGCAAATAAATGcagcaccaccatcatcatcgcGGAAATATTCTGTCATTGGCGACTTAATTTTTCCACGCAGCCCATTAACATTTTGAAATCCACTTACGCACGACCGGCTCTGTGAATCCCAAGCTCCCATCCCCACCCCACCTATGCACAAGTCGAGAAACCGGTATGAGATTAAAACTTTCGGGGGGTTATAGCGGGTTAGCTCACTGAATCCGAATCTGAGTCGGAATCTGAGTATCTGCGTTGTGCAACACACTTGAGTCCAAGGTGAAGATGCCACGCTTTCGGGCTTTGATGAGGTGCGCACGTTTTGGGCGTGTTTTAGTGTTAATAAAGACATTAACCTTGGAAGGGGCTTTCTTCGCTTGCCTGCTGTGAGTCTGAATTTACATAATGCTGTGATTTCTTAATAAAATCTACTTTTAGCTCCC is part of the Drosophila sechellia strain sech25 chromosome 3R, ASM438219v1, whole genome shotgun sequence genome and encodes:
- the LOC6613915 gene encoding putative cysteine proteinase CG12163 isoform X1, encoding MRLFAAATVALVLLLGQAAGEELVEERAGQAQGDAESTESSETTTDQAVSEPPITLFHVLNPGEREYLSPNLIGVQNIAMTFLPLSMNFVNIIDAFREITAGVRYEILLNALNTKAIQPAEADIVCRLVILEKPWLRTQWGDKHRELVTSNCTDSAENSVAGDPAEKARLLNEKYVHRSRRSANDILGGHKPYDEEAAKAQLQKSLDKLTAGEGPHYKIVKVYSASRQVASGILTRIDADLIDGSEEQHRCIVDIWTKVWVRKDEHEITFKCRNQPVVQARHTRSVEWAEKKTHKKHSHRAFDKVDHLFYKFQVRFGRRYVSTAERQMRLRIFRQNLKTIEELNANEMGSAKYGITEFADMTSSEYKERTGLWQRDEAKATGGSAAVVPAYHGELPKEFDWRQKDAVTQVKNQGSCGSCWAFSVTGNIEGLYAVKTGELKEFSEQELLDCDTTDSACNGGLMDNAYKAIKDIGGLEYEAEYPYKAKKNQCHFNRTLSHVQVAGFVDLPKGNETAMQEWLLTNGPISIGINANAMQFYRGGVSHPWKALCSKKNLDHGVLVVGYGVSDYPNFHKTLPYWIVKNSWGPRWGEQGYYRVYRGDNTCGVSEMATSAVLA
- the LOC6613915 gene encoding putative cysteine proteinase CG12163 isoform X2, which codes for MRLFAAATVALVLLLGQAAGEELVEERAGQAQGDAEVHRSRRSANDILGGHKPYDEEAAKAQLQKSLDKLTAGEGPHYKIVKVYSASRQVASGILTRIDADLIDGSEEQHRCIVDIWTKVWVRKDEHEITFKCRNQPVVQARHTRSVEWAEKKTHKKHSHRAFDKVDHLFYKFQVRFGRRYVSTAERQMRLRIFRQNLKTIEELNANEMGSAKYGITEFADMTSSEYKERTGLWQRDEAKATGGSAAVVPAYHGELPKEFDWRQKDAVTQVKNQGSCGSCWAFSVTGNIEGLYAVKTGELKEFSEQELLDCDTTDSACNGGLMDNAYKAIKDIGGLEYEAEYPYKAKKNQCHFNRTLSHVQVAGFVDLPKGNETAMQEWLLTNGPISIGINANAMQFYRGGVSHPWKALCSKKNLDHGVLVVGYGVSDYPNFHKTLPYWIVKNSWGPRWGEQGYYRVYRGDNTCGVSEMATSAVLA
- the LOC116801769 gene encoding uncharacterized protein LOC116801769, translated to MERFALTTCIRRVWIMSGWLRQEAAIAAGMLVVQRHQVELRNKEEEEGLNVGQQAAPSGGDMGVDSQGRLRRVRLLDDYIVPFECGL